The DNA sequence TTCATCAAAAGATACCTTGAAGAAGGCAAAAAGACAATTTAAACTAAAAGAAGATATTCACAGTATACACCATTGAAAAAGAATTAGTAAGAGATTGAGGGAGAATATATGAAAGAGAGAACTTTCATATACTACTTTATATcctcaagacttttttttttacaatatgcATGTATTATTatgttgacttttaaaattaaattgaagaaataaaaatatccactGAAGTTAGATTCAATATCTCCTCTCAGACAACTGTTGAGGCCTAGATGATGCAGATGAGGGAATTCAGTACATTAGTACCACACCCCTCATGTAAATGATCGACACTTTCCgtgaaaaagacttaaaaaacaaacacttcaTAACTAATTGTAAGAACAAAGTCGTTTGTACAGCAGACGCTGTCTCTTCTAAAACAACTACCAAACAATACTTGTAGAAATGCACTAGGAGAAGTATAAGAACACGCACGGGTGACACACACCAACTTCAGGACATGATTTCCtgcggggagggaaggaaaggtcTTCACCGACATCTGttttaaagaagagagaaagaggcaaatgTGGGAAATATTAACATCTTGTTAAATGGGGGGTAGGGGGGTACATGAGTGTTATACaacttttttaaatgagtgaaatCTTTCACAATTTAAACTTTtaactaaaattaagaacatggggaaaaaaatgtgcatcAACACTCGTCGTCTCAGGATTTTGGAAATAAACGAGATTTGTCTCCACTTGCTACGTTTCTAGAATGACCACGTCTGATGTCTGTATTTTAAACACGACGCACTTGTTTGAAGCGGTAACGAACCAGAGGCAGGAGATGAAAGAGAAGATGCAGATTCCACGAGCCCGCCCTCGGCCTGACCCGCCTGGGGCGGAAGCTTAGAACATGGACCGGGCCTGGACGGGACTCCGCTCCAGCCAACCACACCGTCCATCAACCCGGGCGCCCCGGGGCCTGGCGTTACCTGACCGGGCGGCGCCTCCGAGAGCCGCCGGGGTTCCAGGCGGAGGAGAACGCGGAGCGACACCACGGCTCGCCTTACGAAGAACCCAACCCAGCACACCCCGGAGCCCGCGCCCACGGGGCCGCCCGGGAGCAGGGCGCAGGCGcactggagggggcggggccggccgCTAGCCGTAAAGGGCCCGACTTAGCGCCTCCACAAATCCCGCGAGAGCTGCTCTCCCCTTACCCGCGGGCTGCCGGTTCGAGCATGGTCGACGACGTGGGCGCTGCCGAGGCTCGTGGGGACGGGCTGCTGGGGTTCCCACTTCCGCCGCCACGGATTCGCTCCCGGCCGTGGTGGTTTCCTGTGCAGGAGCTGAGGAACCCGCTGGTGTTTTCTTTGGAGGCGTGGCTGGCCGACTCGATCTTCGGTGCGCGACCCGGGGCGTGGTGGTGGCCCCCCAGTCGGGAGAGGCCGCCGAGCCGCGCTCCGCAGCCCTTACCGGGCGCGCGGGCCGCGTGTCATGCGCGGTGCCCGGCTTCCTGCCCTACCCGTCCCGTCCTCTTCGGGCCAGCTCCTCCTGCCCTTCGCCGTGCCCCGCTCAGTCTCTCCTTTCGCGTTCAGGCCCAGACCGAGCCGTGGTTCCGGAAATGGAGTGGATGAGCCAGGCCCTGCTGACGGTGGACACAGTTCACGCCGGGAAGTTGGTGGAAGTCACCGTCTTCGGGCGGCCGGCTGTCCAGCGCCGGGTGAAGAGCGTGCTCCTGAGCCTGGCGTCGAGTCACCGGGAGCAGCGCGCCCGAGGTGAGGGGCATGGAAAACGTGCGTGGGGAGGGAGCCCCGGGGGACCCACCtggcctcctcccagcctccatcTTCCCCAAACTCCCAGTATGCTACACGTGGTCCCTGGGCGTCCCTTGTGGGTGGAGTCCAAGCAGGACCCTGGGAAAGTAGGCTGAGATGCGATGCGTTCAGGCCCCTCACTGCCCGTGCCAGCCTCAGCTTGGTCGCGCCGCTGTTTCCAGGTCCTAGGTTCAGAGCTTCCACCCCGAGAAATGATACTGCCAGCACACACCCACCCCCATGAAGGAGTAGTTTGAAACAGTGAGcatttttccttctccagctGAGAAGATGGAACGACTCGAGGAGTTCTTGAAGGCCCAGGCACCAGGTCCCCAGGTCCCCCAGCGTCCTGTTGCATAAGTGTTGTCAGGAGCATGAGGACAGTTCTCCTTCTGCTACTAAAGTTCAAGAAAAGCACATATCCTTAAatctatgcattaatttttttcctgtatcttgATGGATAGTGGTTTGATTATTTTGCTGCAAATGTGAGTTTGTAGTGCCATTctagtaaataaatgaatttccttttttccaatGGCATAAAGATCTTGGCTCACTCAAAATTAAGCAAATTTATAAAAGATTGACTCTGTTCATTCATATCTTGATGTGAGAGGCTGATAGGtggtgggtttatttttgtttttttcttagtttccatCGTTTTGAAACTACTAACCCTTTTATGATTTTATGGTCAGAGTCAGGCCCTCATGCACAGGGGGCAGAAATGCAGGGTCAGTCTGCTTTGGGTTTCGTTTGCATCAtttgttctcaaactttaatgtgtgtAAGAATCACCTCGAGAACTTGCTAAAACACAATTTCTTAGTCCCTTTTCCACTAATTCTGATTCAGTACTTTGGGCCCATGagtatgcatttctaacaagctgtTAGGTAATGCCAGCgcttcttctctgagcctctcacTTTTAAGCTGGTGTTTGGTCCCTGAGTAGCAACCAGTGGGCCCATGTGTTTTCTTGGAGTGGAGTCTCTGACCGTGCACGTGGGTGGGCATTCCAACATGCAAGCTGAGGCGATCAGCATTCATTCTGCTGGTGCTGTGATTTACCAGAAGGAGCCACGGTAATGGGCAGCTTGTGCATTGGCAGGTCGCCTTCCAGCCGGCTGtctcctctgcccccctccccaagcaGGTGTCCTGCATGGGCTGGGTTGTTTTTCCATTACCCTCTACAATGCTATGACCAATCTGTGCAAAACAGTTCCAATCCCACGCTGCTTCCACTTTCAGGAAGCAGAATTCTTGGAGGAATGATTGCCAAGAGCTCTGTGGCTTTAGACACAAAGTTGGAGTTGATTTAACTCAGGCAGTTTCTTCACCCCTTAGCAGTAATGGATTCTAGCCGTTTGCAAGGATTttaaacacacagatacacaaatCTTTGATTACAAGGGATATTGAACGTTATTCTACTTCACATTTTTGTTAAAcgcttttatacatttttctttattcattcctgtCATTACTTCTTTCAACGCTGAAGATAAGGgtttttattatctgtaaaagCTTTTGTAACAAATAATGGTCCGTTACAACCAGTACTGTCCACCCCTTTGCTTCTCAAATTTTTTGCATAcgaaaaatttttattgtatgtagTTAAACCAATTGCTGTTTTCTGTGTGATTTTTCCCCCTCATCctcatgttttacatttaagcttAGAGTGcctactttttctccttttgtagaAATTTGATGAATATTACTACAGGTTTTTCCTGGTGGGATTTTTACAAAATCATGGAATATTTTTGACTGTTCAACATTTGGAGGAAGAGGATTATGCTTAATacttgtccagttttccaaaaattattcaaaactaAGTTAGTAAATGATCCTGTTCTCTATCCTTTATACACGTTAACAtattgaagtcttaacccccagtacctcagaatgtgactgtatttggaaatagggtctttaaagaggtaattaaggtaaaatgaggtcatgtgggTGGGCCAGTATGACATTTTttaataagaagaggaaatacagaCACAGGTATGTGcatacacagaggaaagaccaggtgaggacacagcaagaagacggccatctctgcaagccaaagagaggcctcagaagaaaccaaacctgctgacaccttgatcttggacttctagcctccagaacttttagaaaataaatatctgttgtttaagccacccagttaattattttgttacagtagccctagcaaactaatgcaaCATTTAATATCTAAAAAGGGTAGTTGCTCTGTCATTCTAACTTTCAGAATTTGGGAGTAATATTAGCTGTATATTTATTGATAACAGCTTGTATCACATACCAGGCCCTTGAGCTAAGCACCGAAGTAGGATTCTTAGAGCCTAAGTAAATTGCTGAGATCACAGAGCTAGGACTTGGGGGTGGGTGAGATTTGAACCAAAACGTTGATTCTAGGATCTTACCTCTATAATATACTTTCCCAcgtgcttttatttttctccacagctgAATTTCAGCTcattctctttgtgtgtgtgtgtgtaagtgtgtgtaaGAGGAGTTAGAATACACTTAATTTGTTAAGACTACACAGTATTTGTTATTCTATTGAGGGACAAGacaatgttttttttcctaacaagTTGCTAAGATAGAAGTATCTACTAGTACCACACTGAAAAATAGCATTGTTGATTTTTCTGATGATAAACATACTTACatcctcaatatttttaaataaggcaaTATAAAAGGTATTAATTACTCAAAAAAATCTCACTGCTCATATGGTCCTTTCAAGTAGCTTTCCATTACTCCAAATATTTCTCTATAattttagtaaacattttatttatgtatagcATTCCATTCATACCAAAACCATGTACATCCACAGTGTGAAAAGATTCATCAAACAATACAAAGGGGACACGTGCATGTAGCCAGCAGCCAGAGAAGAAAAGATATTACCAGCACTCCAGAAGCCCCCATTTGCATCCTCCCCAAGGATAACTACTGTTGTGACTTAACTGTAAATGGACTCAATCTAGGATGTGTCCATGTTGCCAGCAGTGGTagttccattgtatgaataaacCTGAATTTAGTTTTCCATCCTGTTGATGTACACTTTGATTGTTTCCTATCTGGACTTACAATGAATAGGGGTACTATGAAAATTGTTGTACATGACTTGGTGCATGCCTATGtgcatttctcttgagtatatgtctgggattggaattgctgggtcataggacgTGCATAAGTTCAAGTTGCCAAGGTGACTGAACCAGTTGACTTTCAGCAGTGTATGAGACTTCGAGTTGCTCTACATCTTTGTCAACAGTCgatttttattttggagaatttAGGTATTAGTGCTATTGcgctgcagtttttaaaaatataatcacttgggcttccctggtggcacagtggttgagaatctgcctgccaatgcaggggacacgggttcgagccctggtctgggaagatcccacatgccgcggagcaactagtcccgtgagccacaactactgagcctgtgcgtctggagcctgtgctccgcaacaagagaggccgcgatagtgaagaggcccacgcaccgcgatgaagagtggcccccacttgccgcaactggagaaagccctcgcacagaaacgaagacccaacacagccaaaaataaaatatatttttaaaaaaattactattaaaaaatataatcacttAATTGGTTCCATAATATAAAGTTGTGAGTGTACAGTTCGCTTTCTTTTTTAGTAAACTTATGAGTTGTGCCACCATCAGCAGAGACCAGTTtgggaacatttccatcacttcaCAAAGTTCCCTTATGCCTGTTTGCGGACAGTCTGCTGGCTGTCTCCACAAAGTTGCCTTTTCTGAACATTTAAGATAGGTAGAATAATATTCAATGTAGTCTTTTACATCTGACTTCTTTATCTAGTTGGACTGTCTCTGCTTTTTGATTGGGGGATTTAATGCATTCTAATTTAATGTAATCATCAGTATGATTGGATTTCTGTCTgccattttgctttgtttcctatcatgtcttgtttttttcctccattttatgttagataaatttttatatacactttttttttaaagatttaatgttatttatttttgactgcgttgggtcttcgttgctgctcatgggctttctctagttatggcgagcgggggctactcgtagttgtggagcatgggctctcttagttgcagagcgtgggcttctcattgcggggacTTCtcttgtggagtacgggctctagagcgcaggctcagtagttgtggctcacgggcctagtcgctccacggcatgtgggatcctcccagaccagggctcaaacccgtgtcccctgcattggcaggcggattcttaaccactgcaccaccagggaagttctatAATAAGGTTTTAACTAGGGTCTAGTAAAAATTCTGATGAGGTAAATAGGGCAGATGTGTATTAACTAAACCAAAGTACGCAGGTGGACATAACAGAAATAGCCTGTCACTTAATGCTCCACAGCTATGTTCCCAAGATTTCCAGAGAACCCATAAACAGCTGAAATTGTATTCTTTGATACCTTTAGTGAGCACACTCAAAGACACTGTCCACACTAAATTATTTGCTGCCAACCAGTTTACCCTGCCCCCAAAACATGTAGACAGGATTCGCTCTTCTCAAACTGCCTGCAGTCTTCTTTCTTGCTTACAAATCCTGCTCTTGTTTTCTGACGTTTCCTCATGGTTAGACCTAGGTTATATATTTTTGGCAAAAATACTGGGTAAATCATATTGTGTCTTTCTCAGAgcatcacatcaggaggcacatggttggttttgttttttccccactcttagtgatattttaaaaggccTTGTTTTGATTAGAAGTGTGGAGTTGAGAAATTCTGATGAGGGAAATAGTGCCAACCTGGTGTAAGTAAAGTGGAGTGGCAGGAGGACCTGGGGGAGACTGTCACGTGTGCTCCACAGCTGAACCCAAACGTTTTCCACACAGTCTGTCAACAATGAACCTTTTTCTTTGGTGCCTCTAGTCAGCCTATTCAAAAACtgttcagacttccctggtggcgcagtggttaagaatccgcctgccaatgcaagggacacgggtttgatccctggtccgggaagatcccacgtgctgcggagcaactaagcccgtgtgccacagctactgagcttgcgctctagagcccacgagccgcaactactgagtccacgagccacaactactgaaacctgcgcgtctagagcccgtgctccgcaacaagagaagccactgcaatgagaagcccacgcaccacaacaaagagtagcccccgctcgcacaactagagaaagcccacacacagcaaggaagacccaaagcagccaaaaataaataaataaaaaataaattaattaaataaaaaaccgTTCAGACTGACCTCTTCACTAGCCCTCAAACATTTTACCtgcaaaaatgtacaaataagaGTCACTGTTTCCAgaattctttagtttttttttaactttaaaaaattgaagtatagttatttataatattattattagtttcaggtgtacaacagtgattcaatatttttatagcttatactgcatttaaagttatttcaaaataacggctatatttctctgtgctgcaTAAGAGATCCTTATtgcttatcaatttttaaaaaataaataaataaatttatttatttatttatttttggctgtgttgggtcttcgttgctgcgcacgggctttctctagttgcggtgagcgggggctactcttcgctgcggtgcgcgggcttctcattgcagtggcttctcttgttgtggagcatgggctctaggtgtgcaggcttcagtagctgtggcacgcgggctcagtagttgtggctcgcgggctctagagcgcaggctcagtagttgtggagcacgagcttagttgctccacagcatgtgggatcttcccaggccagggctcgaacctgtgtcccctgcatcggcaggcagattctcaaccactgcgccaccagggaagcccaggaagcccacttatcaattttatacatagtagtttgtatccctTAATCCCAtccccctatcttgcccctcccactgccttgtccctactggtaaccactagtttgttctctgtatctgtgagtctgtttctgttttgttacgtacattcgtttgttttatttttttagattctacatataagtgataacagtatttgtttttctctgacctatttcactaagcataatactctctaggtccatccacattgttgcaaatgacagaatttcattcttatggccaagtaatatatcactgtgtgtgtatacatatatatatatatacacacacatatatacatatatatatatacacacaccacatcttctttatccattcttctgttgatggacacttaggttgcttccatatcttgactgttgtaaataatgctggtatgaaaattgggatgcatgtatcttttccataGGAGACTTCTGTAGTTTTTGCCTTCGTTCCTTGACAACTTCCATGGACGGCCTTGGGCCTCAGTTCCCAAACAGAATCTTCCTATCTAATCTCCATCTTCTTTTAATGGGTAAAATACACTCTtctgtatatatagtatacatgtcatttaaggaataaaatgagCACTACAGCATACCTTAAtagaataaaatcaatattttgggAAGCCATCTGTATACACCTTTTCCCTCAACTAATTTTGTATGCATTTTAATAAATTGCAAGACTGCCAATTGAACAGTGAGTAGGTTAGCCCTCTCAGATATTAAAACATTGTATAAAGATACATAGTTAAAACAGTGGGgtagatagaaaaaaatagaaaaaatgatacACATGGATGTAAAATAGATTGGTAATCTTGAGTTTGGGTGAGTATAGTGAAAGTAGCTTTCATACCATGTAGTACGAAGATAACTGGTATGGCTATTTTGTAGGGCAGTTTGGCAATATAAAATCTGAAAGGGGCTCATTCTTTaaccagcagttccacttctaggaagTTCTCTTAGGGAAATATTCCAACGTGGACTCAAGGATGTAGGTAGAAATTCAAGACAGCAGTTTGTAATTGAGTAATTGGAGAAACAAACTAATCAACCACTAAGGGAAGGGGTAAATCAAACTGTACCCATCCTGAGAAAAAGCAAGCTGctagaagaagggaaaaaaaggtgtaTACAATTACGTAAAAGTGCAAGTTAAACTGTTACTTCCATAAGACAGTAAGCTTGAAAGGGCAGATAGGAAGGTCTGGGGACTTCGATCTGGGTGAGAACTTGGATGTCACTGGTCCATGCCCTGCTTTGAGAGGAAACTagtaaggttttttgtttgtttgtttttttaaatcaacacttTATAGGCATAAGGAATTTTACCTAAGTGTCATCACACCTAAATGCTTTTACTTAAAGTTCAGTCTCCTTTTCTTGGCTCATCTCCAACCAAGGATGTTTACTGTatcttaccattttctttcataaaatcaCCTCAGAcatgtctctgtgtgtatatgtagggTATTTTAAACCTAGTTTCGGGATAGTCACAGAGACTCCTGAATGTTCCATTGGTTTGCTAGCTACCTGCTGCTCAGTAATCTTTCTTGTAAAGGACAGAATTTGATGTTCTGGTCATGTGGGTACTacttagagggggaaaaaaaaatcaagattgaGTCTTAATTCTACTCTGATGTAGCCTC is a window from the Balaenoptera musculus isolate JJ_BM4_2016_0621 chromosome 12, mBalMus1.pri.v3, whole genome shotgun sequence genome containing:
- the LOC118905314 gene encoding oocyte-expressed protein homolog — translated: MVDDVGAAEARGDGLLGFPLPPPRIRSRPWWFPVQELRNPLVFSLEAWLADSIFGPDRAVVPEMEWMSQALLTVDTVHAGKLVEVTVFGRPAVQRRVKSVLLSLASSHREQRARAEKMERLEEFLKAQAPGPQVPQRPVA